The Staphylococcus sp. KG4-3 genome has a window encoding:
- a CDS encoding ABC transporter permease produces MRFKAVFIRVVKELLRDKRTLALMLFAPILVLTLLYFVFDTNSETNLKIGVTGHVPNEIVNELPSDKVDIEKVGSSDSVKDTMVDSELDSYITKDGSKIEVTYANEDPSKTDATKQLLASALQKNKMQDMMKIVEKIPDNMQQGNKPSSENVELDNHYLYGDSDSTYFDKMFPILIGFFVFLFVFLISGIGLLRERTNGTLERLLATSIKRSDIVFGYLAGYGLFAILQTLLIVFYAIIILNIELAGSIWWVLLVNILIALAALAMGIFVSTFANSEFQMIQFIPIVAIPQIFFSGIIPLENIANWVSFIGYLFPLRYAGDALTHIMIKGQGLEYIWFDICILFVFIIVFTILNIIGLKRYRKV; encoded by the coding sequence ATGAGATTTAAAGCCGTTTTTATAAGAGTTGTTAAGGAATTGTTGAGAGATAAAAGAACATTAGCTTTAATGTTGTTCGCACCGATTTTAGTATTAACATTGCTGTATTTTGTTTTTGATACAAATTCAGAAACAAATTTGAAAATTGGTGTCACTGGCCATGTACCCAACGAAATTGTAAATGAATTGCCTTCAGATAAAGTGGATATAGAGAAGGTTGGCTCATCAGATTCTGTAAAAGATACGATGGTAGATTCAGAGCTAGATAGTTATATTACGAAAGATGGGTCTAAAATAGAAGTAACGTATGCTAATGAAGACCCTAGTAAAACTGATGCTACGAAACAGTTACTTGCTAGTGCACTTCAGAAAAATAAAATGCAAGATATGATGAAAATTGTAGAAAAAATTCCAGATAATATGCAGCAAGGAAATAAGCCATCCTCAGAGAATGTAGAGTTGGATAATCATTATCTATATGGTGATTCAGATAGTACGTATTTTGATAAAATGTTCCCAATTTTAATTGGTTTCTTTGTTTTCCTCTTCGTATTTTTAATATCTGGTATCGGATTACTTAGAGAGCGTACTAACGGTACACTTGAACGTTTATTAGCAACGTCGATTAAAAGAAGTGATATTGTGTTTGGCTATTTAGCAGGTTATGGTTTATTTGCTATATTACAAACGTTACTCATCGTGTTTTATGCGATTATTATCTTAAACATAGAACTTGCAGGTAGTATATGGTGGGTATTGTTAGTTAATATTTTAATCGCATTGGCCGCATTGGCTATGGGAATATTTGTTTCAACTTTTGCTAATTCTGAGTTTCAAATGATTCAGTTTATACCTATTGTAGCAATTCCTCAAATCTTTTTCTCAGGTATTATTCCTTTAGAGAATATTGCTAATTGGGTAAGTTTCATAGGTTATCTATTTCCCTTAAGATATGCAGGTGATGCATTGACGCACATTATGATAAAAGGACAAGGACTTGAATATATTTGGTTTGATATTTGTATATTATTCGTCTTTATTATCGTGTTTACCATTTTAAATATTATTGGGCTTAAACGTTATAGAAAAGTTTAA
- a CDS encoding ABC transporter ATP-binding protein, whose amino-acid sequence MSEVAAKLTSATKHYGKKKVLDHIDIELPFGKILGLIGPSGSGKTTTIKCLMGMEKLDKGHAQIFDTNIPNRKILNEIGYMGQSDALYESLTARENLVFFGNLMGLDGDKLQQAIDKNMKLVNLENELHQIVNTFSGGMKRRLSLAITLLSNPNLIILDEPTVGIDPSLRKDIWKQLNLLTEENKSVIVTTHVMGEAERCDYIGLIMEGRLFTMGTPKELKEKFGVNSIEEVFIKAEAEV is encoded by the coding sequence ATGTCTGAAGTTGCAGCTAAACTAACAAGTGCGACAAAACATTATGGCAAAAAGAAAGTTTTAGATCATATTGATATTGAATTACCATTTGGAAAGATTTTAGGGTTAATTGGTCCAAGTGGCTCGGGGAAAACGACAACGATTAAGTGCCTTATGGGTATGGAGAAATTGGATAAAGGTCATGCTCAAATATTTGATACGAATATACCTAACCGTAAAATTCTTAATGAAATTGGTTATATGGGGCAAAGTGATGCGCTATATGAATCGTTAACTGCGCGAGAAAATTTAGTCTTCTTTGGTAATTTGATGGGGTTAGACGGCGATAAGCTACAACAAGCGATTGATAAGAATATGAAGCTAGTTAATTTAGAGAATGAATTACATCAAATTGTGAATACTTTTTCAGGTGGTATGAAGCGTAGATTGTCTTTAGCGATTACGTTACTGTCAAATCCTAATTTAATTATATTAGATGAGCCAACAGTGGGCATTGATCCGAGCCTTAGAAAAGATATATGGAAACAACTTAATCTACTCACAGAGGAAAATAAGTCAGTAATTGTGACAACGCACGTCATGGGAGAAGCGGAACGCTGTGATTATATTGGATTGATTATGGAAGGCCGTTTATTCACTATGGGAACACCAAAAGAACTGAAAGAAAAATTTGGCGTAAATTCTATAGAAGAAGTGTTTATAAAGGCTGAAGCGGAGGTGTAA
- a CDS encoding TetR/AcrR family transcriptional regulator, protein MTEELFTDARILKTKKNTRKALITLLKTKRFDDISVKDICNEANVSRGTFYLHYKDKYDLVHQYQKEIIKSGSKKVHEFLNSDRHLFFYHMLNFWNNEAELLLLLISKNGSTEIQNQVKSMLQINAEKNILPSVKTINLSEREQHYFVIFLSNAIFGIIQEWVDNGKPETTEELSTIINKITPDSLLG, encoded by the coding sequence ATGACTGAAGAATTATTTACAGATGCTCGCATATTGAAGACGAAGAAAAATACCCGAAAAGCTTTAATAACGCTCTTAAAAACTAAAAGATTTGATGATATATCGGTAAAAGATATATGTAATGAAGCTAATGTAAGTAGAGGAACTTTTTATTTACATTACAAAGATAAATATGATTTAGTACATCAATATCAGAAAGAAATTATAAAAAGTGGCAGTAAGAAAGTTCATGAATTTTTAAACTCAGACCGTCATTTATTTTTTTATCACATGCTTAATTTTTGGAATAATGAAGCCGAACTTTTATTATTGCTCATCTCTAAAAATGGTTCTACTGAAATTCAAAACCAAGTAAAATCAATGTTACAAATAAATGCAGAAAAAAATATTCTGCCTTCAGTAAAAACGATTAATTTAAGTGAAAGAGAACAACATTATTTTGTAATTTTTTTGAGCAATGCGATTTTTGGTATCATTCAAGAGTGGGTAGATAACGGAAAACCAGAAACTACAGAGGAATTATCAACTATTATTAATAAGATTACCCCCGATTCGTTGTTGGGCTGA
- a CDS encoding beta-class phenol-soluble modulin, whose product MAGIVEAIGNAVNAGLAHDWATMGVSIAEVLGKGVDFILGFFK is encoded by the coding sequence ATGGCAGGAATCGTAGAAGCAATTGGTAACGCAGTAAATGCAGGTTTAGCTCATGACTGGGCTACAATGGGCGTAAGCATCGCAGAGGTTTTAGGTAAAGGTGTAGACTTCATTTTAGGTTTCTTTAAATAA
- a CDS encoding sugar porter family MFS transporter, with amino-acid sequence MKVNSKVSNRFIYFFGAFGGILFGYDIGVMTGALPFLREDWGIESGFIIGLITSSVMLGAIFGGILAGKLSDKLGRRKMILISAIIFVIGSILSGIAPHDGNYFLILSRVILGLAVGAASALVPAYMSEMAPAKYRGQLSGMNQTMIVSGMLLSYIVDYYLRELPIEIGWRLMLSIAAIPALILFLGVLKLPESPRFLIKNSRFEEAKLVLSNLRNNHKVDEEFEEIKKTIQKENNVKNNQSLATLFNGKYKYLVVAGLGVAAFQQFQGANAIFYYIPLIVEQATGNSASDALMWPIIQGVILVLGSLLFIWIADKFNRRTLLMLGGTVMGLSFILPAIIHIFLPNANPILIVIFLSIYVAFYSFTWAPLTWVIVGEIFPLAIRGFASGSASSLNWIGSFLVGLLFPIMTAYFSQQIVFAIFGVICILGVLFVKKFVPESRGRTLEEIEAIGESHNSNKVNAQVEKI; translated from the coding sequence ATGAAAGTTAACAGTAAGGTTTCAAATCGCTTTATCTATTTCTTTGGGGCATTTGGTGGTATATTATTCGGTTATGATATAGGGGTTATGACTGGAGCTCTACCATTTTTAAGAGAAGATTGGGGTATCGAAAGTGGATTTATTATAGGTTTAATTACATCTTCAGTTATGCTAGGCGCAATATTTGGAGGTATTTTAGCTGGTAAACTATCGGATAAACTAGGTAGAAGAAAAATGATATTGATTTCAGCAATTATTTTTGTTATTGGTTCAATATTGTCTGGGATTGCACCACATGATGGTAATTACTTTTTGATTTTATCTAGAGTTATACTTGGTTTGGCAGTCGGTGCAGCGTCAGCGTTAGTACCTGCTTATATGTCTGAAATGGCTCCAGCGAAATATCGTGGTCAATTATCTGGAATGAACCAGACTATGATAGTATCAGGAATGTTATTATCGTATATTGTTGATTATTATTTAAGAGAGCTACCTATAGAAATTGGTTGGAGATTGATGTTGAGCATTGCGGCTATTCCGGCACTTATTTTGTTCTTAGGTGTCTTAAAACTTCCAGAATCTCCAAGGTTCTTAATTAAAAATAGTAGATTTGAAGAAGCTAAACTTGTATTAAGTAACCTTAGAAATAATCATAAAGTCGATGAAGAATTTGAAGAAATTAAAAAAACGATTCAAAAAGAGAATAATGTGAAAAATAATCAGTCATTAGCCACATTATTTAATGGTAAATATAAATATTTAGTAGTTGCAGGATTAGGTGTAGCAGCATTTCAACAGTTTCAGGGGGCGAATGCAATATTTTATTATATCCCCTTAATTGTAGAACAAGCAACTGGAAATTCTGCGAGTGATGCTCTTATGTGGCCTATTATTCAAGGTGTCATACTTGTATTAGGATCATTACTCTTTATTTGGATAGCAGATAAATTTAACAGAAGAACATTACTTATGCTAGGTGGCACGGTAATGGGATTATCGTTTATATTGCCTGCTATTATTCATATATTTTTACCCAATGCGAATCCGATATTGATAGTAATCTTTTTAAGTATTTATGTGGCCTTCTATTCATTTACATGGGCGCCACTTACATGGGTTATTGTTGGTGAAATATTCCCTTTAGCAATTAGAGGTTTCGCTTCGGGTAGTGCATCATCATTGAATTGGATTGGTTCTTTCTTAGTTGGGCTTTTATTCCCAATTATGACAGCTTATTTTTCACAACAAATTGTTTTTGCCATTTTTGGTGTTATCTGTATACTCGGTGTATTATTTGTGAAAAAATTTGTTCCGGAATCAAGAGGTCGTACGCTTGAAGAGATTGAAGCAATTGGAGAGTCACATAATTCGAATAAGGTTAATGCGCAGGTGGAAAAAATATAG
- the araA gene encoding L-arabinose isomerase translates to MTNIKKFWFVVGSQALYGEQALDQVKQNAKNIVEGLNESGRLPFEIELQPKLAVSADVITEIMKEANYHDDILGVITWMHTFSPAKMWIRGTKLLQKPLLHLATQYNEDISWENIDMDYMNLHQSAHGDREYGYINRRLNKNNEVIFGHWKDTNMQQQLRDWMLIANAYSESFNLKVARFGDNMRNVAVTEGDKIEAQIQYGWTVDYYGIGDLVEYINQVSDEDVDELFKTYENLYEFDYRNYSEAAFNSSVKVQIKYEIAIKKFLDEGGYTAFTSNFEDLHGMQQLPGLAVQRLNVQGYGFAGEGDWKTAALDRLLKIAAENESTGFMEDYTYDLRSSHSHILGSHMLEVDPTLAETKPKLVVNPLGIGDKNDPARLVFDGKSGEGVVVTMLDLGTHYKFIVNEIEAKKLDEPAPHLPVARVLWEVKPSLEKGVKSWIEEGGGHHTVLSLKLTRSQIEILLKMFDAEYTLIN, encoded by the coding sequence ATGACAAATATTAAGAAGTTCTGGTTTGTAGTTGGTTCACAAGCACTTTATGGTGAACAGGCTTTAGATCAAGTTAAGCAAAACGCCAAAAACATCGTTGAAGGGTTGAATGAAAGTGGTCGATTACCTTTTGAAATTGAATTACAGCCTAAATTGGCGGTCTCAGCAGATGTGATAACTGAAATTATGAAAGAAGCCAATTATCATGATGATATTTTAGGTGTTATTACTTGGATGCACACATTTTCACCAGCAAAAATGTGGATAAGAGGTACTAAATTATTACAAAAACCACTATTACATTTAGCGACACAATACAACGAAGATATTTCCTGGGAAAACATTGATATGGATTATATGAACCTACATCAATCGGCACATGGGGATAGAGAATATGGTTATATTAACCGTCGCTTGAATAAAAATAATGAAGTTATATTTGGTCATTGGAAAGACACAAATATGCAACAGCAATTAAGAGATTGGATGCTTATAGCTAATGCTTATAGTGAAAGTTTTAATTTAAAAGTTGCTAGATTTGGGGACAATATGCGCAATGTGGCAGTAACAGAAGGAGATAAGATAGAAGCACAAATTCAATATGGTTGGACTGTTGATTATTATGGTATCGGCGATTTAGTAGAATACATTAATCAAGTTTCTGATGAAGATGTAGATGAATTATTCAAAACATACGAAAATTTATACGAATTTGACTATAGAAATTATAGCGAAGCGGCATTTAACAGTTCTGTAAAAGTACAAATTAAGTACGAAATAGCGATTAAGAAATTCTTAGATGAAGGTGGGTATACTGCTTTCACTTCAAACTTTGAAGATTTACATGGTATGCAACAGTTACCAGGTTTAGCAGTACAAAGGTTAAATGTACAAGGGTATGGATTTGCTGGCGAAGGAGACTGGAAGACGGCAGCGTTAGACCGTTTATTGAAAATTGCTGCAGAAAATGAATCAACAGGATTTATGGAAGATTATACGTATGATTTAAGAAGTAGTCATTCACATATTCTAGGGTCACATATGTTAGAGGTCGATCCAACACTTGCCGAAACGAAACCGAAGCTTGTTGTGAATCCACTAGGTATAGGTGATAAGAATGACCCAGCAAGATTAGTGTTCGATGGTAAATCAGGTGAGGGCGTTGTCGTAACTATGCTTGATTTAGGAACACATTATAAATTTATTGTTAATGAAATAGAAGCTAAAAAACTCGATGAACCTGCACCTCATTTGCCGGTAGCTAGAGTACTTTGGGAAGTGAAACCATCATTAGAAAAAGGCGTGAAAAGTTGGATAGAAGAAGGTGGAGGACATCACACGGTACTTTCCCTAAAATTAACTCGGTCACAAATAGAAATATTGTTGAAAATGTTTGATGCCGAATACACGCTAATTAATTAA
- a CDS encoding L-ribulose-5-phosphate 4-epimerase: MLEALKAEVYQANLELPDRGLIKYTWGNVSAFDSKSQLFVIKPSGVNYDEMKPEDMVVCNLNCEVVEGNLKPSSDMPTHAVLYKKFGDIGSVVHTHSPWATTWAQSGLPVPAMGTTHADTFYGDIPCARFLTTEEINKDYEYETGNVIVETFDEMGINPQEVPAVLLHGHAPFIWGENSDEAVMNAVVLEEICKMNIFTRQLNPFAETLPKAILDKHFERKHGKNAYYGQK, from the coding sequence ATGCTCGAAGCGTTAAAAGCTGAAGTATATCAAGCGAATTTAGAATTACCTGACCGAGGACTAATTAAGTATACCTGGGGTAATGTCAGTGCGTTTGATTCAAAATCACAGTTATTTGTTATTAAACCAAGTGGTGTTAATTATGATGAAATGAAGCCTGAGGATATGGTTGTTTGTAATTTAAATTGTGAAGTTGTTGAAGGGAATCTGAAACCATCATCAGATATGCCAACACATGCAGTACTGTATAAAAAATTTGGCGATATTGGTAGTGTGGTCCATACACATTCACCATGGGCAACCACTTGGGCTCAATCTGGGTTGCCTGTTCCTGCAATGGGTACCACACATGCAGATACATTTTATGGTGATATTCCATGCGCAAGATTTTTAACAACAGAAGAAATAAACAAGGATTATGAGTATGAAACAGGCAATGTCATAGTTGAAACATTTGATGAAATGGGGATAAATCCACAAGAAGTGCCTGCTGTTTTACTACATGGACATGCGCCGTTTATATGGGGAGAAAACTCCGACGAGGCCGTCATGAATGCAGTTGTTTTAGAAGAAATATGCAAAATGAATATATTTACGCGCCAGTTAAATCCATTTGCTGAAACATTGCCTAAAGCAATACTTGATAAGCATTTTGAAAGAAAACACGGAAAGAATGCCTACTATGGTCAAAAATAA
- a CDS encoding xylulokinase, with amino-acid sequence MYNLNRNLKSEDISIGIELGSTRIKTVAIDQNLNTVASGHFEWENQFIDGYWTYSINDIWVGLQKSYSAMMVEIKEKYDLTLKKVRSIGVSGMMHGYLAFDQNEDLLVPFRTWRNGSTAKAAKLLSEAFQFNIPERWSIAHLYQAILDKESHINRITYLTTLAGYVHWYLTGEKVLGIGDASGMFPIDIHTKSYRKDLLQEANHIFKTKYFEKSVEEILPEIKLAGESGGLLTEEGATLLDPSGNLEAGILMCPPEGDAGTGMVATNTVAQNTGNISAGTSAFAMVVLSNALKDMYPEIDVVTTPDGSEVAMIHTNNCTSDINDWMNLFGEVLSVMGVDFASDELYGHILECSLSSDNNIGGLLSYNYVSGENITDVETGYPLFIREQNYQFNLANFMKMHLFSAFSTLKIGMDLLKENESINIDKLIAHGGIFKTKEIAQQVLASALEQPITVMETASEGGAWGISVLAYYVTLDSEVPLDVFLNESVFINTKERTLQPVEQEVINFNNYVEKMKKGLTIEQSVAKYLGGDTNARSVKS; translated from the coding sequence ATGTATAACTTGAATAGGAATTTAAAGAGTGAAGATATTTCAATAGGTATTGAGCTAGGATCTACAAGAATTAAAACCGTAGCTATAGATCAGAATTTAAACACTGTTGCTTCTGGTCATTTTGAGTGGGAGAACCAATTCATCGATGGGTATTGGACATATTCTATTAATGACATTTGGGTGGGTTTGCAGAAGAGTTATAGTGCAATGATGGTAGAAATCAAAGAAAAGTATGATTTAACCCTAAAAAAAGTAAGATCTATTGGGGTTAGTGGTATGATGCACGGCTATCTGGCATTTGATCAAAACGAAGACTTACTCGTGCCATTTAGGACTTGGAGGAATGGGAGTACAGCTAAAGCAGCGAAGTTACTTAGTGAAGCATTTCAATTTAACATACCTGAACGTTGGAGTATTGCGCATTTGTATCAAGCTATATTGGATAAAGAGTCCCATATAAATCGAATAACGTATTTAACTACATTAGCTGGATATGTACATTGGTACTTAACTGGAGAGAAAGTGTTAGGTATAGGTGATGCTTCAGGTATGTTTCCTATAGACATTCATACAAAAAGTTATAGGAAAGATTTGTTACAGGAAGCAAATCATATCTTTAAAACAAAGTATTTTGAAAAGTCAGTTGAAGAGATATTACCTGAAATTAAATTAGCTGGTGAAAGTGGAGGGCTACTTACAGAAGAAGGAGCGACGTTACTAGACCCTTCCGGTAATCTTGAAGCTGGCATTTTGATGTGCCCACCAGAAGGGGACGCTGGCACAGGTATGGTTGCAACAAATACAGTTGCTCAGAATACAGGTAATATATCTGCTGGTACAAGTGCGTTTGCCATGGTCGTACTATCAAATGCTTTGAAAGATATGTATCCAGAGATTGATGTTGTGACAACTCCTGATGGCAGTGAAGTGGCTATGATTCATACTAATAATTGTACTTCAGACATTAATGATTGGATGAATTTATTTGGTGAAGTGCTAAGCGTCATGGGTGTTGATTTTGCATCGGATGAGTTGTACGGACATATTCTTGAATGTTCATTAAGTAGTGATAATAATATAGGCGGTTTACTATCATATAATTATGTTTCTGGGGAGAATATCACAGATGTAGAAACAGGCTATCCGTTATTTATACGAGAGCAAAATTATCAGTTCAATTTAGCAAATTTTATGAAAATGCATTTATTTAGTGCTTTTAGTACTTTGAAAATTGGCATGGATTTACTAAAGGAAAATGAATCTATCAACATAGATAAGTTAATTGCTCATGGAGGAATATTTAAAACGAAAGAAATCGCTCAACAAGTACTAGCTTCTGCACTTGAACAGCCTATAACGGTTATGGAAACCGCAAGTGAAGGAGGTGCTTGGGGAATTAGTGTTTTAGCGTATTATGTCACATTAGATTCTGAAGTGCCGCTAGATGTATTCCTTAACGAATCAGTATTTATAAATACGAAAGAAAGAACATTACAACCAGTAGAACAAGAAGTTATTAACTTTAATAATTATGTTGAAAAAATGAAAAAAGGATTAACGATTGAACAATCCGTAGCTAAATATTTAGGAGGCGATACGAATGCTCGAAGCGTTAAAAGCTGA
- a CDS encoding GntR family transcriptional regulator: MNKPKYQIVADEIKEKIINKTYQVGMLLPTEKQFQNRYNVSRYTIRQAMDVLVKEGFIKKKKGSGSYVSYSYLNARQTNETRKIGVIVTYLSDYIFPSIIRGIENVLRKNGYSLILASTNNNHEEERKCLEMMLNQGVRGLIIEPTKSNVYNPNLSYYSLFKQRDIPILMINAKYDELSLPYTAIDDVKSGYLATKYLIDHGHEHIALITKIDDNQGKLRMKGYFNAFENNHILFKGEHIYTFDTESKLQVIEQIVEHICNKKINITGLVCYNDAIAYEVMQELKKRNIQIPNDLSVVGQDNSVLSKLSEMNLTTTSHPQELLGSRAAEWMISAIDTDKQQTSQLIDTYIIERNSVKKI; encoded by the coding sequence ATGAATAAGCCCAAATATCAAATTGTAGCGGATGAAATAAAAGAAAAAATAATAAATAAAACGTATCAAGTCGGCATGTTACTACCAACAGAAAAACAATTTCAAAATAGATATAATGTGAGTCGCTATACAATAAGACAGGCGATGGATGTACTTGTTAAAGAGGGATTTATTAAAAAGAAAAAAGGTTCAGGCTCTTATGTGAGCTATAGTTATTTGAACGCACGCCAAACGAATGAAACTAGAAAAATAGGTGTTATCGTGACATATTTATCGGATTATATTTTTCCGAGCATCATTAGAGGTATAGAAAATGTGTTGAGAAAAAATGGCTATTCCTTAATACTAGCAAGTACTAATAATAATCATGAAGAAGAACGTAAATGCTTAGAAATGATGTTGAATCAAGGTGTGAGAGGATTAATTATAGAACCTACTAAAAGTAATGTTTATAATCCCAATCTATCTTATTATTCATTATTCAAACAACGCGATATTCCGATTTTAATGATAAATGCAAAATATGATGAATTGAGTTTACCTTATACAGCAATTGATGATGTGAAGTCTGGTTACTTAGCGACTAAATATTTGATTGATCATGGGCATGAGCACATTGCGTTGATTACGAAAATCGATGATAACCAAGGTAAGCTAAGGATGAAAGGTTATTTTAATGCCTTTGAAAATAATCATATTCTGTTTAAAGGTGAACATATCTATACATTTGATACTGAAAGTAAACTACAAGTAATCGAACAAATTGTAGAACATATTTGTAATAAAAAGATTAACATTACTGGCTTAGTTTGTTATAACGACGCTATTGCATATGAAGTTATGCAGGAATTGAAAAAAAGAAATATACAAATACCGAATGATTTATCGGTTGTAGGACAAGACAATTCAGTATTGAGTAAGTTAAGTGAGATGAATTTAACTACAACTTCTCATCCACAAGAATTACTAGGCAGTAGAGCAGCTGAATGGATGATTAGTGCAATAGATACAGATAAACAACAAACCTCACAACTCATAGATACATATATTATAGAACGTAATTCAGTAAAAAAAATATAA
- a CDS encoding peptide-methionine (S)-S-oxide reductase: METVYLAGGCLWGVQAFVKTLPGVVNTEAGRANGISNILEGEYDGYVEVVKTDFDPEKVTITKLMGYLFEIIDPYSVNKQGEDIGLKYRTGLYSENPKHLKEAQSFIDLCDNHHLIATEVLPLTNYVKSAREHQDRLSKFPNDYCHIPKKLMTKYT; the protein is encoded by the coding sequence ATGGAAACAGTTTATTTAGCAGGTGGGTGTTTATGGGGCGTGCAAGCCTTCGTCAAAACACTTCCTGGTGTTGTTAATACTGAGGCGGGTAGAGCTAACGGTATTTCGAATATTTTAGAGGGCGAATATGACGGTTATGTGGAAGTTGTTAAGACAGACTTTGACCCTGAAAAAGTAACAATAACAAAGTTGATGGGATATTTATTTGAAATTATTGATCCATACAGTGTAAATAAGCAAGGGGAAGATATTGGTTTGAAATATAGAACTGGTTTATATAGTGAAAACCCTAAACACTTGAAAGAAGCTCAATCTTTTATAGATTTATGTGATAATCATCACCTTATTGCAACAGAAGTGTTACCTTTAACAAATTACGTTAAAAGTGCTAGAGAACATCAAGACCGATTATCCAAATTTCCAAATGATTATTGTCATATACCTAAAAAACTTATGACTAAATACACATAG
- a CDS encoding rhodanese-related sulfurtransferase yields the protein MDYRVLLYYNYTTIEDPETFATEHLEFCKELELKGRILVSTEGINGTVSGTIEATDKYMDALKSDERFQDITFKVDEAEGHAFKKMHVRPRQEIVALDLEDDVNPRELTGDYLSPKEFREALLDDDTIVIDARNDYEYDLGHFRGAVRPDITRFRDLPDWIKENKDQFMDKKIVTYCTGGIRCEKFSGYLLKEGFENVGQLEGGIATYGKDPETKGEFWDGKMYVFDERISVEVNHVDKTVVGKEWFDGTPCERYINCSNPECNKQILVSEENEARYLGACSHECATHENNRYVKKHDISDEEKANRLENFKELVNQ from the coding sequence ATGGATTACAGAGTATTATTGTATTATAATTATACAACTATTGAAGACCCCGAAACTTTTGCCACAGAACATTTAGAATTTTGTAAAGAACTAGAGCTTAAAGGTCGTATTTTAGTATCGACAGAAGGCATTAATGGTACAGTCTCAGGTACGATTGAAGCTACCGATAAATATATGGATGCATTAAAGTCTGATGAAAGATTTCAAGATATTACTTTTAAAGTTGATGAAGCAGAAGGGCATGCTTTCAAGAAAATGCATGTTCGCCCAAGACAAGAAATCGTAGCTTTAGACCTTGAAGACGATGTAAATCCAAGAGAATTAACTGGTGATTATTTATCTCCAAAAGAATTTAGAGAAGCATTACTAGACGACGATACAATCGTTATTGACGCGAGAAATGATTATGAATATGACCTTGGTCATTTCCGTGGTGCAGTTCGTCCTGATATTACCAGATTCAGAGATTTACCTGATTGGATTAAAGAAAACAAAGATCAATTTATGGATAAGAAAATTGTAACCTACTGCACTGGCGGTATCCGTTGCGAAAAATTCTCAGGTTATTTATTAAAAGAAGGCTTCGAAAATGTGGGCCAACTTGAAGGTGGCATAGCTACTTATGGTAAAGATCCAGAAACAAAAGGTGAATTTTGGGACGGTAAAATGTATGTTTTTGATGAACGTATCAGTGTAGAAGTGAACCATGTAGATAAGACAGTTGTAGGTAAAGAGTGGTTTGATGGTACGCCATGTGAACGTTATATCAACTGTAGCAATCCTGAGTGTAATAAACAAATTCTCGTGTCAGAAGAGAATGAAGCACGTTACTTAGGTGCTTGCTCTCATGAATGTGCAACTCATGAAAATAATCGTTACGTAAAAAAACATGATATTAGTGACGAAGAAAAAGCTAATCGCTTAGAAAATTTCAAAGAATTAGTAAATCAATAA